A genome region from Paenibacillus pabuli includes the following:
- a CDS encoding MFS transporter, which translates to MYAMQLATIFIGFIVFGISENIKGPAIPRIQFDFNLDEKQLGTLLSLNALGYLIACSFTAILVRKWGIKAVSIISFASMILSGVFIYLSHTYPLFASSYFFMYIGNGMLEIALAILGARIFVKNTGMMMNLSHFFYGLSSTVAPLLATGVMSLTVFGHELDWRGMYLAMLSLCLLPIIAAMLSTFPGDDLPHEDRVSLKMLTRDPAIWMMVLILSFGVVSELAVGGWLVNFLEKAYTWDTVKASGMLSAFFLSFSLGRLLLGPLTDRIGFVLSLIVFSAFSAICTFAAIAGGEGLAFLFAVSGAGIAMIYPTVMAFIAKRYPNGSDTAITFAVTLMGVGSVIGNYAIGWVIEGVKNAYGAATPLGLLRGLQAGYGFIGLCAVICAASGVVLFVYLKRKQELI; encoded by the coding sequence ATGTATGCCATGCAGCTGGCGACGATCTTTATTGGTTTTATCGTGTTTGGCATATCGGAAAATATTAAAGGGCCGGCGATTCCGCGCATTCAATTTGACTTCAATCTGGACGAGAAGCAGCTCGGAACGTTGTTATCCCTGAACGCGCTGGGGTATCTGATCGCATGTTCGTTCACGGCTATCCTTGTCCGCAAATGGGGCATCAAGGCGGTTAGCATTATCTCCTTTGCCTCCATGATTCTCTCGGGTGTGTTCATTTATTTATCCCATACATATCCGCTCTTTGCTTCATCGTATTTCTTCATGTACATCGGTAACGGCATGCTGGAGATTGCGCTCGCGATTCTGGGTGCTCGCATCTTTGTGAAAAATACAGGCATGATGATGAACCTGTCCCATTTCTTCTATGGTCTGAGTTCAACCGTAGCTCCGCTTCTGGCAACGGGTGTCATGTCACTGACGGTGTTTGGGCATGAACTGGACTGGCGCGGTATGTATCTGGCCATGTTGTCCCTCTGCCTACTGCCTATTATTGCGGCAATGCTTAGTACGTTCCCGGGAGATGATCTTCCGCATGAAGACCGGGTTTCCTTGAAAATGCTGACACGTGATCCAGCCATCTGGATGATGGTGCTGATTCTTTCTTTTGGCGTGGTATCCGAACTGGCCGTAGGCGGCTGGCTTGTAAACTTCCTGGAAAAGGCGTATACCTGGGACACCGTGAAAGCTTCGGGGATGCTGTCTGCATTTTTCCTCAGCTTCTCGCTCGGGCGTCTGCTGCTCGGTCCGCTTACGGATCGGATTGGTTTTGTACTTTCATTGATTGTTTTCTCGGCTTTCTCAGCTATCTGCACGTTCGCGGCCATCGCGGGCGGTGAGGGGCTGGCGTTCCTGTTTGCCGTGTCTGGTGCAGGTATTGCGATGATCTATCCAACTGTGATGGCATTTATTGCGAAAAGGTATCCTAACGGAAGCGACACCGCCATTACGTTTGCGGTTACGCTGATGGGGGTCGGCAGCGTCATTGGTAACTATGCGATTGGCTGGGTTATTGAAGGCGTGAAGAACGCGTATGGTGCAGCTACTCCATTGGGGCTGCTTCGCGGTCTGCAGGCGGGTTATGGGTTTATCGGTTTATGTGCTGTGATCTGTGCGGCGTCGGGCGTAGTGTTGTTTGTGTATCTGAAACGGAAGCAGGAACTGATTTAG
- a CDS encoding DUF554 family protein codes for MLGILVNCFSIIFGSTLGAMSKKFVNDGYKAILYQVIGISAIIIGISTTINSISTSQYQVMFVIFFTVGGIIGQLINFDQILSRIMTQFSSNGLNEGLTVAISLLCLGSIPILGPLQSALQGDNTFLQINTIFSGITALILASSFGFGIMLSAIILFVIEALVFFSADFISVYMTANIINEITLIGGILALCTGLNILKITEIKVLNLLPALFIPILVL; via the coding sequence ATGTTAGGAATATTAGTCAATTGCTTTTCCATTATATTCGGAAGTACCCTTGGAGCGATGTCCAAAAAGTTTGTAAATGACGGATATAAGGCCATCCTGTATCAAGTCATCGGGATCAGTGCAATCATCATCGGTATTAGCACAACTATCAACAGCATCTCCACGAGCCAGTATCAGGTCATGTTTGTTATCTTTTTTACGGTAGGCGGCATTATCGGTCAACTGATTAATTTCGATCAGATCTTGTCCAGGATCATGACCCAATTCTCATCCAATGGACTGAATGAAGGATTAACGGTTGCGATCTCCTTATTATGCTTGGGGTCGATACCGATTCTCGGACCGCTGCAGAGTGCACTGCAGGGAGATAACACGTTTTTGCAGATCAACACCATTTTCTCGGGCATTACGGCCTTAATTCTGGCTTCCTCCTTCGGCTTTGGCATCATGCTTTCAGCAATTATTTTATTTGTCATCGAAGCTCTGGTCTTCTTCTCGGCTGATTTCATATCCGTATACATGACAGCCAACATCATTAACGAAATCACGCTGATTGGCGGCATTCTGGCGCTCTGCACCGGATTGAACATCCTGAAGATTACGGAGATCAAAGTATTGAATTTGCTTCCGGCCTTATTTATTCCCATATTGGTGCTATAA
- a CDS encoding S-layer homology domain-containing protein, with amino-acid sequence MFNKKGKKMLAMLTLIPLAAGMVMGAFPAAVTHAAAGDNTPINNTAAGSWQTGDLHVHTFESDDAQNSLENVLDAGLTQYGLDWIALTDHLRLSKRDHNGNEIPGGSIPMSLGMNEYQVPQIKALQEQGKYAGKTIFSGFEWDMPTHEHVGVGILTDEPNSTEALEAAKEFEYRFTNRDPKLFDPADVAAWDLAGGRAYTTHQDALTAIEWLKTNYPTTSYAMINHPSRGKNKYTIADFRDFNDLAPQVVFGIEGMLGNQMEPDRGGYNTTYNVSNPTADDGYKYRTYGGVDYMVAKVGGLWDALLGEGRHFWNYGNSDYHFKTIGTNSSGYFPGEYAKTYSWVEGSGMQAVLDGLRSGKSFSVFGDLINTLDFTASGAGAQAEMGEDLNVTQGDEVELKIRFKSPTTSNNYETPINSGTSAGQVPVVDHVDLIAGDVTGKAEKGTAAYNKDTNDSTRVLATFTSNNWTTDAEGYNVITYKIKVTDQDQYFRLRGTNLEMNVPGETVNGEPQLDPKNTTSDAETRFNQINDSNYRDLWFYSNPIFVNATPYSDVQAVNDTLQAIDLGDLNAVTSDLTLPVEGKHGASITWSSSNPALIDHQGKLLTQPDNNERLELTATVQRGSETQTKVFTVIVEGTNNQVLMLKSNMTTTDGQPYHTDTWTNQSVNVSVTSAVYAPAASATIELSRDGGQTYDPYTENTPLEIAEPGEHSLLFRATDDLNGEYTLPVVIKIDREIPVITLQGSSQMTLNVGEPYNEPGAQASDNVGISGSVQIDGTVNTQAAGIYTLRYNVKDIAGNAAEEVTRTIRVQASSSNGGGGSGGGNGGSSGGSTPSVPTTPTVPTTPTTPDTGSDSSTEVKVEVEANQPVQTGIKNVVEFNAPAGAIGEKDTLQLSVVAQDKLQHAASLKILGQAVQISRTGGRTLNHQAELSLNYDPADLTDGSKPAIYYYNEARQSWVFVGGETNVAGIITANVNHLGTFVVSSYTPVNLTDLNGHWASDYADRLMGMNVIQGYADGTFQPFKEITRAEFVTLLSKALALQTVASTTSFADEEAVPAWAKSEIAAAVQAGIVTGYGDNTFKPDRTITRAEMAVMMTKALKLSDVQAGTNGETAKPSFTDAAQTPAWAQEAMDAAVQANIINGYTDNTVRAENMTTRAEATAMIYKLLLAMYV; translated from the coding sequence TTGTTCAACAAAAAAGGAAAGAAAATGCTTGCGATGCTTACGCTGATACCGCTGGCAGCGGGAATGGTCATGGGAGCTTTTCCTGCGGCAGTTACCCATGCAGCTGCGGGAGATAACACGCCAATCAACAATACGGCAGCAGGTTCATGGCAAACGGGAGATTTGCACGTACATACATTCGAATCGGACGATGCGCAGAATTCGCTGGAGAACGTCCTGGATGCGGGTTTGACACAATATGGGCTGGACTGGATCGCGCTAACGGATCATTTGCGATTATCCAAGCGGGACCATAACGGAAACGAAATTCCGGGTGGGTCCATTCCAATGTCCTTGGGGATGAATGAATATCAAGTACCACAGATCAAGGCACTACAGGAGCAAGGCAAATATGCAGGCAAAACGATCTTCTCCGGCTTCGAATGGGACATGCCGACACATGAACATGTCGGGGTGGGTATTCTCACAGATGAACCGAATTCGACCGAAGCTCTGGAAGCTGCAAAAGAATTCGAATATCGGTTTACGAACCGTGATCCAAAACTGTTCGATCCAGCAGACGTAGCGGCTTGGGATCTGGCCGGTGGACGCGCCTACACGACGCACCAGGATGCGCTAACCGCAATAGAATGGCTGAAAACCAACTATCCAACAACGAGCTATGCGATGATCAACCATCCTTCGCGTGGCAAAAATAAATATACGATTGCGGACTTCCGCGATTTCAACGATCTGGCCCCACAAGTGGTATTCGGTATCGAAGGCATGCTGGGTAACCAGATGGAACCGGATCGCGGCGGGTATAACACAACCTACAATGTGTCTAATCCGACGGCAGACGATGGATACAAATACCGTACATATGGCGGTGTAGACTACATGGTTGCCAAAGTGGGCGGACTGTGGGACGCACTGCTGGGAGAAGGGCGCCACTTCTGGAACTATGGTAACTCGGATTACCATTTCAAAACGATTGGCACGAATTCCAGTGGTTACTTCCCTGGCGAATATGCCAAGACCTACTCATGGGTTGAGGGCAGTGGAATGCAGGCCGTGCTGGATGGCCTTCGTTCAGGTAAATCCTTTTCCGTATTCGGCGATCTGATTAACACACTGGATTTCACCGCTTCCGGAGCAGGCGCTCAGGCTGAAATGGGTGAGGACCTGAACGTGACCCAAGGCGACGAAGTGGAGCTGAAGATCCGATTCAAGAGCCCAACGACCAGTAATAATTATGAAACACCAATCAACAGCGGCACATCTGCTGGCCAGGTGCCTGTGGTCGATCACGTCGACCTGATTGCAGGAGATGTGACAGGCAAGGCCGAGAAGGGCACAGCCGCATACAACAAGGATACCAACGATTCTACCCGCGTGCTGGCTACCTTCACATCGAACAACTGGACGACAGATGCCGAAGGCTACAATGTCATCACGTATAAGATCAAAGTGACAGATCAAGATCAGTATTTCCGCTTGCGCGGCACAAATCTGGAGATGAACGTTCCAGGGGAGACCGTGAATGGCGAACCGCAGCTGGATCCGAAGAACACAACTTCTGATGCAGAAACGCGTTTTAACCAAATCAATGACAGCAACTATCGGGATCTGTGGTTCTACTCCAATCCGATCTTCGTGAACGCGACACCTTACAGTGATGTACAGGCGGTAAACGACACACTCCAGGCGATTGATCTGGGAGACCTGAACGCGGTCACTTCCGACCTTACGCTTCCTGTTGAAGGGAAACATGGAGCGTCGATCACTTGGTCCAGTTCCAATCCGGCACTGATCGATCATCAAGGCAAGCTGCTGACACAGCCGGATAACAATGAGCGCCTGGAACTGACGGCAACGGTACAACGCGGCAGCGAAACTCAAACGAAAGTTTTCACTGTCATCGTAGAGGGCACCAATAATCAGGTTCTGATGTTGAAAAGCAATATGACCACCACGGACGGCCAGCCGTATCATACGGATACATGGACGAATCAGTCCGTAAACGTAAGTGTAACCAGCGCAGTATATGCACCGGCCGCTTCGGCGACCATTGAGCTGTCCCGTGATGGAGGTCAAACGTATGATCCTTATACAGAGAATACGCCTCTGGAGATTGCCGAGCCTGGAGAACATAGTCTGTTATTCCGAGCTACAGACGATCTGAACGGTGAGTATACTTTACCAGTGGTTATCAAAATAGACCGTGAAATTCCGGTCATTACGCTGCAAGGCAGCAGCCAGATGACACTGAATGTGGGAGAACCCTACAACGAGCCTGGGGCACAGGCATCTGACAATGTGGGCATTAGCGGTTCCGTGCAGATCGATGGCACAGTGAACACACAAGCGGCGGGTATCTACACCCTTCGTTACAACGTAAAAGATATTGCTGGCAATGCAGCAGAGGAAGTCACTCGTACCATTAGAGTACAAGCCAGTTCGAGTAATGGCGGTGGTGGATCAGGTGGCGGCAATGGAGGCAGTTCCGGAGGAAGTACGCCAAGTGTACCGACAACGCCTACCGTTCCTACAACACCAACCACTCCGGACACTGGATCGGATTCTTCGACTGAAGTGAAGGTGGAGGTGGAAGCGAATCAGCCTGTTCAAACGGGGATTAAAAACGTGGTAGAATTCAACGCTCCGGCTGGAGCTATTGGGGAAAAAGACACTTTGCAGCTGTCTGTGGTCGCTCAGGACAAACTGCAACATGCAGCTTCGCTGAAAATACTAGGACAAGCGGTACAGATTAGCCGCACAGGCGGACGGACATTGAACCATCAGGCTGAGTTGAGCCTGAATTATGATCCGGCAGATCTGACAGACGGAAGCAAGCCAGCAATCTACTATTATAACGAAGCTCGTCAGAGCTGGGTATTTGTCGGCGGGGAAACGAACGTTGCTGGAATTATAACAGCGAATGTGAATCACCTGGGTACCTTCGTTGTATCCAGTTACACACCTGTGAACCTGACGGATCTAAATGGACACTGGGCATCTGATTATGCGGATCGTCTGATGGGCATGAACGTGATCCAGGGATATGCCGATGGTACATTCCAACCATTCAAAGAAATCACAAGAGCAGAGTTTGTCACATTGCTTAGCAAAGCATTGGCTCTCCAAACGGTAGCGTCCACGACTTCATTTGCGGATGAGGAAGCTGTACCTGCATGGGCGAAGTCCGAGATTGCAGCCGCCGTGCAGGCCGGAATTGTGACAGGCTACGGAGATAATACATTTAAGCCGGATCGTACCATTACCCGTGCCGAGATGGCCGTCATGATGACAAAAGCACTGAAGTTGAGTGATGTGCAGGCAGGAACGAATGGCGAGACTGCCAAACCAAGCTTCACCGATGCAGCACAAACGCCGGCTTGGGCACAGGAAGCCATGGATGCAGCTGTACAAGCCAATATTATTAATGGATATACGGACAATACGGTTCGCGCGGAGAATATGACGACCCGTGCGGAAGCGACAGCCATGATTTACAAATTGCTGCTTGCGATGTACGTGTAA
- a CDS encoding TetR/AcrR family transcriptional regulator, translated as MVQAKKDEVRKEIEYAALKVFYEKGFVDAKMSDIANEINISVGNIYTYFKNKKDLFYAVVPPDLVDYLKKVLVDTIHFDNQNLFEAETDSERKSALLQEQVDVLRKYRNQIIIIFEKNKGTIYTNAKNELVETMIETKKAYLKKQYKHYEIGMEENLILLDILAHNVIDMNLDLLKRDMSEDSRKQIFEALYVYRLYGMKSLSE; from the coding sequence ATGGTGCAAGCCAAGAAAGACGAAGTCAGGAAAGAAATTGAATACGCGGCGCTCAAGGTGTTCTACGAAAAAGGTTTTGTGGATGCCAAAATGAGCGACATTGCGAATGAAATCAATATTTCCGTAGGCAATATCTATACGTATTTCAAAAACAAAAAGGATCTGTTCTACGCAGTCGTGCCGCCCGATCTGGTAGATTATCTAAAAAAAGTGCTGGTCGATACCATTCACTTCGATAACCAGAACTTGTTCGAGGCGGAAACGGATAGCGAAAGGAAATCGGCACTGCTACAGGAACAGGTCGACGTATTACGCAAATACCGGAACCAAATCATCATCATTTTTGAAAAGAACAAAGGAACGATCTACACCAATGCCAAGAACGAGCTCGTCGAGACCATGATCGAAACCAAAAAAGCCTATCTGAAAAAGCAGTACAAACATTATGAAATCGGAATGGAAGAAAACCTAATCTTGCTCGATATCCTTGCACACAATGTGATCGACATGAACCTGGATTTGTTGAAACGGGACATGAGCGAGGACAGCCGCAAGCAGATCTTTGAAGCATTATATGTATACCGGTTATACGGCATGAAGAGTCTGAGCGAATAA
- a CDS encoding ROK family protein, giving the protein MQPTSHNTQQVKRINVELVKNTLRSTGVGTKSSIANLTKLSVATCGTILNELLQTGEIIDLGPDESSGGRPASRYQFNADYASVLCVLIRTEGGVHSITYLQANLNGEIKDEQTLVLDEITVTTVEDLIAALIEKYNNVQAIGIGIPGVAHNGMIGICDVPGLAGQPLGPKLKERFDDVEVIIDNDMNLTVYGLYNEQHFEEEKNFAVVTFPKNHYPGAGFIIDGHPLKGNTHFSGEVSYLPFGVTSEEQLRLLQTPEGLHQLVIKTLVSIIVIINPAAIVITGDTMDSAMQNDLIQGCLQTIPQEHMPQVMIQNDTRREYVTGLVAVTLESLTYRIQLIEKK; this is encoded by the coding sequence ATGCAGCCTACATCACACAACACCCAGCAGGTGAAGCGAATTAATGTGGAACTGGTGAAGAACACACTAAGATCAACGGGCGTTGGAACAAAGTCTTCCATTGCGAACCTGACGAAACTCAGTGTTGCTACCTGCGGCACGATCCTGAACGAGCTGCTCCAGACGGGAGAGATTATCGATCTGGGCCCGGATGAATCAAGCGGGGGGAGACCTGCGAGCAGATATCAATTCAATGCGGACTATGCCAGCGTGCTATGCGTGCTTATTCGAACAGAGGGCGGTGTTCACTCGATCACGTATCTTCAGGCAAATCTGAATGGCGAGATAAAGGATGAGCAGACGCTTGTTCTGGATGAGATTACCGTAACTACGGTCGAGGATCTGATAGCAGCCTTGATTGAAAAGTATAACAATGTGCAGGCGATTGGGATCGGTATCCCGGGGGTGGCGCATAACGGAATGATTGGCATTTGTGATGTGCCGGGTCTGGCAGGTCAGCCACTGGGACCGAAGCTCAAGGAGCGATTCGATGACGTCGAAGTCATCATTGATAACGACATGAATCTGACGGTGTACGGACTGTACAACGAGCAGCATTTTGAGGAAGAGAAGAACTTTGCGGTAGTCACTTTTCCGAAAAATCATTATCCCGGGGCAGGTTTCATCATTGATGGTCACCCTTTGAAAGGGAACACGCATTTTAGCGGCGAGGTATCTTACCTGCCTTTTGGGGTGACATCCGAAGAACAGCTTCGCCTGCTGCAAACTCCGGAGGGACTGCATCAGCTTGTGATCAAAACGCTGGTATCCATCATTGTCATTATTAACCCGGCAGCGATCGTCATCACAGGGGACACGATGGACTCTGCCATGCAAAATGATCTGATCCAAGGTTGCCTGCAAACCATACCACAGGAGCACATGCCGCAAGTCATGATTCAAAATGATACACGGCGTGAATATGTTACCGGCTTGGTTGCTGTCACGTTGGAGAGCTTAACCTACCGTATCCAGTTAATCGAGAAAAAGTGA
- a CDS encoding metal-dependent hydrolase family protein — MIKTAYALQNCYLIHGDLNRNLEKNMIVLVNEHGLIQAIGKSSELVIPSHYEVIDLSGKYVMPGLINAHVHLFADGKPFSLSVSEGMLKFAYDRILNTKFGKNVLKKRMKRNALTALHAGVTTMRSVGEFFYTDVKLRDEINNGEFVGPNLLVSGFFLSVTGGHGAPFLALVGDSPWEARKNVRINVKNGVNLIKICVTGGVTDAKMVGEAGRLQMTVEEVAAICDEAHKIGLRVAAHVESTEGVRVALKGGVDTIEHGSEMDDEIISLFKNNPNALNGYTALIPTFLAAYPSALLDTSVTNVSATVKENARLVYTSMLKGAQQAIDNGITIGLGTDAAMSYVTHYDMWREMDYYIKQTSLNNKQLIDMVTRTNAKILGIEDVTGTVDIGKQADLIVLDQSPLENIEALSDVRMVMVKGNLIQTPSVTRIQQVDDVLNSVW; from the coding sequence ATGATAAAAACAGCTTATGCATTACAGAACTGCTATCTGATTCACGGAGATCTTAATCGTAATTTGGAGAAAAACATGATCGTCCTGGTCAATGAGCACGGGCTGATTCAGGCAATTGGAAAATCAAGTGAACTGGTCATCCCGAGCCACTATGAAGTTATCGATCTCTCGGGCAAATACGTGATGCCTGGCTTAATTAACGCTCATGTTCATCTCTTTGCGGACGGTAAGCCATTCAGCCTGTCGGTCAGCGAAGGCATGCTCAAATTCGCATATGATCGAATCCTGAACACCAAATTCGGTAAGAACGTTCTGAAAAAGCGAATGAAACGTAATGCGCTGACCGCACTCCACGCGGGTGTAACCACGATGCGCAGTGTCGGTGAATTCTTCTATACCGATGTAAAATTGCGGGATGAGATTAACAACGGTGAGTTCGTTGGCCCCAATTTGCTTGTCTCTGGATTTTTCCTAAGTGTGACGGGAGGACATGGTGCTCCTTTCCTGGCTCTGGTCGGCGACTCCCCTTGGGAAGCACGCAAAAATGTACGCATCAATGTGAAGAACGGCGTGAATCTCATCAAAATCTGCGTAACTGGCGGCGTTACGGACGCCAAAATGGTCGGCGAAGCAGGCCGTTTGCAGATGACGGTGGAAGAAGTTGCCGCGATCTGCGATGAAGCCCACAAAATCGGATTGCGGGTGGCAGCTCACGTGGAAAGCACGGAGGGTGTGAGAGTCGCATTAAAAGGCGGCGTCGATACCATTGAGCACGGCTCGGAGATGGATGACGAGATTATCAGCTTGTTCAAAAACAATCCAAATGCCCTGAACGGCTATACTGCGCTTATCCCTACCTTTCTAGCTGCTTATCCATCTGCGCTACTTGATACCAGCGTAACGAACGTGAGCGCAACCGTGAAAGAAAACGCCAGACTCGTGTATACATCCATGTTAAAAGGTGCCCAGCAAGCCATCGATAACGGCATTACCATCGGTCTTGGCACCGATGCCGCCATGTCGTACGTGACTCATTATGACATGTGGAGAGAGATGGACTACTACATCAAACAGACTAGCCTTAACAACAAGCAGCTGATCGATATGGTGACCCGAACCAACGCGAAGATCCTGGGCATTGAAGACGTTACAGGTACGGTCGATATCGGAAAACAGGCAGATCTGATCGTGCTGGACCAGAGCCCGCTGGAGAACATTGAAGCACTATCCGACGTACGCATGGTCATGGTCAAAGGAAATCTAATTCAAACACCATCTGTGACGAGAATACAGCAAGTAGACGATGTTCTAAACTCGGTTTGGTGA